The genomic window CCACAGGGACAGGCGCCTTGGACGGAGAGACGCGTACCAAACTCTACGAGTACGACCTCGCAATTGTGCGCCGGGTGGCCAAATTGAGGCAGGAGATCGACGGCATTGACCCCCGTGCCTTTGAGGGAGAAGAAGAGAACGAGACATTGATCCTGCTGGACGACCTGGTGGACGGCCTCAGCCAGGATCTCTTCGAGCGGGACACCCTTCTCGAGGGTCAGGATGAGATGGAGTACTAACAGCAGCAAGTGGAGTTTCTGGGGAGGGGTGGCTTGCTCCGCAGTGGTGCCGATTGCTCTCAATAGCCGGCCTTTGCAATCCCCCCTGCAACGCTTCGGGTTGAGGCACTCCTGAGAACCTCCCAAGTCCGTTGTGAACTGAGGCTATCGGTCAAAGTACCTGCCCCGTTTCCGGAGTCTTAGACCAGCGGGGCCGTCCTTTTTCCGTACATCGCCGGGACCGACAAGAACCCGTTTGGCGCACGTCAAGATGGCACGCTGCGCGTAAGGGTTTGGAGGATGAGGTGAAGAGTTACACGAAATACCTCTGGTTCAACACCCGTCAGAGGCGCGAGTACGTGAATATTACCCCGGAGGTTGAGAAGGCCGTTGCCGAGGCGGGGGTGAAAGAGGGGATCGTGCTTGTGGCGGCAATGCACATCACCGCCGGCGTCTACGTCAACGATGCCGAAGAGGGCCTCATCCAGGACATTGACGAGTGGTTGGAGCAACTGGCCCCCAGCGGCAAGAACTATCGCCACCACCGCACGGGCGAAACCAATGGGGACGCTCACCTCAAGAACCTGCTTGTGGGGCACGAGGTGATCTTGCCCGTTACCGAGGGGAGGCTGGACCTCGGCCCCTGGCAACAGGTGTACTATGCGGAGTTCGATGGGCGGCGTCGGAAGAGGCTGGTCATCAAAGTGCTTGGCGAGTAGGGTGGGGGCGGTGGGGGCAATGCAACGGGCAGCTCCCCGGCACACGGTTTGCGGACTGATGCGTTCGATCGTCGCGAGCTACGCAGTATGGAGCGAGGAGAGATGGTGCAGGCGCTGTCGCAGACGCCCGCGGGGGAACGCCCCCACATCGTAATTCTCGGGCGGCGGAACGTGGGCAAGTCGAGCCTCATCAACGCCCTGGCCGGACAGCAGGTCGCACTCGTCAGCGACGTGCCGGGCACCACCACCGATCCGGTGAGCAAGGCGATGGAGATCTCTCCCATAGGCCCGGTCGTCCTGGTGGACACGGCAGGTTTGGACGACGAGGGCTACTTGGGCGAGCTGCGCGTCCAGCGAACCAAGCAGGTGCTGGCCACCGCCGACCTCGCCCTGTTGGTGCTGGAGGCAGGCCAGAGCTGGGGTCTCTACGAGGAGCAGGCCCTTTCCCTACTGGATCAGCACGAGGTCCCGGTCGTGGCGGTCATCACCAAGGCCGATCTCCGGGATCCTGCCCCCCTCCGAGCAGAGGTCGAGCGCAGGGGCCTACCGGTCTACGCCGTGAGCTCCGCGACGGGACAGGGGGTGTGGGACTTGCGACAGAGCCTCCACCGACACCTCCTTGTCGAGCAGGGGCCGCCTCTGATCGGAGACCTTCTCCAGAAAGGGGACGTGGTAGTTCTGGTGGTGCCTATTGACCTTGGGGCCCCAAAGGGCCGGTTGATCCTGCCGCAGGTCCAGGTGATCCGGGAGTGCCTGGACCGGGAGGCGGCGGCCTATGTGGTCAAGGAGCACCACCTCCGCGAGGCTCTGCTTACCCTGCGCGTCAAGCCGAGATTGGTGGTAACGGACTCGCAGGCGGTCGCGAAGGTTCACCGGGATGTCCCCCCTGACATCACCTTCACCACATTCTCCATCCTTTTTGCTCGCTACAAGGGCGATCTGCCCACCTTCGTTCGCGGCCTGGGAGCAGTCCAGTCGCTGCGTCCTGGAGACCGGGTCCTCATTGCCGAGGCCTGCACGCATCACCCCTCGCCCGACGATATCGGCCGGGTGAAAATTCCCCGCTGGCTTCGGGAGCACCTGGGAGGGGATGTGCAGATCGACATGGCGGTTGGCAAAGACTTTCCCGAAGACCTCAGCCCTTACCGCCTCGTCGTGCACTGCGGGGGATGCATGGTCACGCGCAAGACCGTGCGGAGTCGTCTCCGACGGATCGCCCAGCAGGGGGTTCCGGTCGTGAACTACGGGGTCCTCATTTCCTATCTGCACGGGGCGTTACCCCGGGCCCTGGAACCCTTTCCGGAAGCGCTGGCCGTGTGGGAGACCCTGAAATCCGTACGGGAAGTCTGTAGGAGCTGACCCTGATTGACGGAGGAAGACCATGGCTGACAAGCTGACCAAATCCGACGTGATCCGCATGGCCAAGGAGAACAATGTGCACTTCGTGCGCCTCTGGTTCACGGACATCCTCGGCATGCTGAAAGGTTTCGCCATCCCTGTCTCTCAGTTGGAAATGGCTCTGGAGGAGGGGTTGGGATTCGACGGCTCCTCCATCGAGGGCTTCACGCGCATCGAAGAGAGCGACATGATCGCCCTTCCGGATCCCAGTACATTCCGCATCCTCCCCTGGGAGTCCAATGGGGAGAGCGTGGCGGTGATGTTCTGCGACATCCTGAACCCCGACGGCACGCCGTACGAGGGTGACCCGCGATACGTCCTCCGGCGGATGGTCAACAAGGC from candidate division KSB1 bacterium includes these protein-coding regions:
- a CDS encoding secondary thiamine-phosphate synthase enzyme YjbQ, which produces MKSYTKYLWFNTRQRREYVNITPEVEKAVAEAGVKEGIVLVAAMHITAGVYVNDAEEGLIQDIDEWLEQLAPSGKNYRHHRTGETNGDAHLKNLLVGHEVILPVTEGRLDLGPWQQVYYAEFDGRRRKRLVIKVLGE
- the hydF gene encoding [FeFe] hydrogenase H-cluster maturation GTPase HydF, encoding MVQALSQTPAGERPHIVILGRRNVGKSSLINALAGQQVALVSDVPGTTTDPVSKAMEISPIGPVVLVDTAGLDDEGYLGELRVQRTKQVLATADLALLVLEAGQSWGLYEEQALSLLDQHEVPVVAVITKADLRDPAPLRAEVERRGLPVYAVSSATGQGVWDLRQSLHRHLLVEQGPPLIGDLLQKGDVVVLVVPIDLGAPKGRLILPQVQVIRECLDREAAAYVVKEHHLREALLTLRVKPRLVVTDSQAVAKVHRDVPPDITFTTFSILFARYKGDLPTFVRGLGAVQSLRPGDRVLIAEACTHHPSPDDIGRVKIPRWLREHLGGDVQIDMAVGKDFPEDLSPYRLVVHCGGCMVTRKTVRSRLRRIAQQGVPVVNYGVLISYLHGALPRALEPFPEALAVWETLKSVREVCRS